The stretch of DNA AAATTTACTAAAAGTGTCATATAAAAAAGGATATTCATATTTATGGCAAGATAACACAACTGATTCAACATATTTGGTATCCCAGCCAGGTAAATATTCAGTTGTTGTAACGGACTCCAATAAATGCAAATATTACGATGAAATAACCTTGAGCCAGATTTTAAAACCATATTTTGATTTAGGAAAAGATACAGCTATTTGCTTGGGAAGTGAAGTTACTATTCGCTTGCCAATCAACAACTATATGTATCAATGGCAAGATGGATTGAATTCTAATGTATATACAGTAATTGATACAGGATTATATGTTGTAAAAGCAACAAATATTTGTGGTTCATATAAAGATTCAATATATTTCAAGCAAGCAAACTGCGATTGTTCTGTTGACGTTCCTTCTGCTTTTTCACCAAATGGAGATAATGTAAACGATATTCTATATTTAAGAGGAAGCTGTGTTAAAAATATTGAATTTTATATTTATGACAGATGGGGAGAAAAAGTTTTTGAATCCCATGAGTTATCAAATGGATGGGATGGAACATTTAAAGGCAAAAAGATAGATGCGGCAGTTTTTACATTTTATCTTAGTGCCGAATCAGAACTCGAAAAAGGGAAAATATTTAAAAAAGAAGGAAACATATCACTAATCAGATAAAATAATATGATGTTGATGTACAACAAAACAATAAAAATATCATTTTTTACTACCTCCATTTTTATAATTATTATGTTATTTCAATTGCCATTATGTTACTCTCAGGATATTCATTTTTCTCAATATTTTTCTACTCCTTCAATTTTGAATCCAGCATTAACAGGTCAATTTAATGGAAAATTTCGTTTAATAAGTAATTACAGAAATCAATGGAGAGCTATTTCCCGAAATTCTTATAAAACTTTTAATACCTCAATTGATGCGCCTGTTTATAAAGAAAAACTCTTTGCCGGACTTTCCTTTTTTAATGATGTGGCAGGTGATTCTAAAATGAGTTTGACTCAAATTAATTTACCGCTTGCCGCTACGGTTAACTTAGATAATAATAATTCATTGACAACAGGAATTCAAATTGGATGGGCTCAAAGGTCAATTGATATAAGTAACTTAACATGGGATAGTCAATACGATGGTAAAACATTTAATAAAACATTAAGTTCAAAAGAATCTTTTTTAAATACCAATTTTAACTATTTTGATTTGTCATTTGGAACATTCTGGCAAAATATTATAAGTGAAAAAATAAAATACAATGCAGGAATTGGACTTTTTCATCTAAATAATCCTAAACAAAGTTTTTATAGTGATAATGATAAATTAAATTCTAAATTTATATTTCATAGCGGAGCTGAATTTAAAGTTAGAAATTCAAATACTGTTTATAATCCTACATTTATGTTTATGAAACAAGGAAAGATGCAAGAGGTTAACATTGGTATTATGGCAAAATACAGTATAGGATTGGATTCAAAATATACCGGAATAAATGTATCTTCAAGTGTTGTATTTGGTGCATTTTATAGATTAAATGACGCAATCATTCCATATACCCGCTTAATATATAAAAACAGATATGCCATAGGATTTAGCTATGATATAAACGTTTCTCGGCTTAAAGTTGCTTCCGATAGCAGGGGTGGAGGAGAAATAAGTATAGTTTATATATTTAGTAAAAAGAATGTGTCGGTAAAAGTTGTTCCAAGTTTATAATAAATTTTATAAAGAAAAATAACAGTTAAATTTATTTTTCTATTCTGTTGAAAAATACATTCCAACCAAAAAACAACCCTATTCTTATTTTTTAGTACTTTTACATTTTAATGAGATGATTGATTCTAATCGTCGAATCATTAATTAATTTTAAGAAATCTATAGTTGAATTTAATAACAATAATCCTTATAGGGCTGGCTTTATCAATGGATGCATGTGTAGTTTCATTGTGCTGCGGAATTACATCAAAAAAAGAAAAACTTTTAAAAGCATTAAAATTAGGATTTCTGTTTGGCGGATTTCAGGCAATAATGCCGCTTTTGGGATGGTTAATCGGAAGCATATTCGAAAAATATATTCGCGATTATAGTTATTGGCTCGCATTTATATTATTGGCATTTATCGGCGGAAGAATGATTTACGAATCATTTAAAAACCCTGATTGCAGAACATCCATAAATTTTGATAAACTTTCGGTATTGCTTTTATTGGCAGTCGCAACGAGTATTGATGCTTTAGCTGTCGGCTTCAGTTTTGCTGTATTGAAAATAAATATTTTTATTGCAATACTGATAATAGGATTAATTACTTTTGTCATATCGTTTGCAAGCGTTAATATTGGAAGCAGATTCAGCAAAATACTTGGCAATAGAGCAGAGTTGTTCGGCGGTTTGGTATTAATAGCAATAGGTATAAAAATTTTAATTGAACATTTATACTTTAGTCAATAGTCGTTG from Bacteroidales bacterium encodes:
- a CDS encoding gliding motility-associated C-terminal domain-containing protein: NLLKVSYKKGYSYLWQDNTTDSTYLVSQPGKYSVVVTDSNKCKYYDEITLSQILKPYFDLGKDTAICLGSEVTIRLPINNYMYQWQDGLNSNVYTVIDTGLYVVKATNICGSYKDSIYFKQANCDCSVDVPSAFSPNGDNVNDILYLRGSCVKNIEFYIYDRWGEKVFESHELSNGWDGTFKGKKIDAAVFTFYLSAESELEKGKIFKKEGNISLIR
- a CDS encoding PorP/SprF family type IX secretion system membrane protein — its product is MYNKTIKISFFTTSIFIIIMLFQLPLCYSQDIHFSQYFSTPSILNPALTGQFNGKFRLISNYRNQWRAISRNSYKTFNTSIDAPVYKEKLFAGLSFFNDVAGDSKMSLTQINLPLAATVNLDNNNSLTTGIQIGWAQRSIDISNLTWDSQYDGKTFNKTLSSKESFLNTNFNYFDLSFGTFWQNIISEKIKYNAGIGLFHLNNPKQSFYSDNDKLNSKFIFHSGAEFKVRNSNTVYNPTFMFMKQGKMQEVNIGIMAKYSIGLDSKYTGINVSSSVVFGAFYRLNDAIIPYTRLIYKNRYAIGFSYDINVSRLKVASDSRGGGEISIVYIFSKKNVSVKVVPSL
- a CDS encoding manganese efflux pump MntP family protein produces the protein MNLITIILIGLALSMDACVVSLCCGITSKKEKLLKALKLGFLFGGFQAIMPLLGWLIGSIFEKYIRDYSYWLAFILLAFIGGRMIYESFKNPDCRTSINFDKLSVLLLLAVATSIDALAVGFSFAVLKINIFIAILIIGLITFVISFASVNIGSRFSKILGNRAELFGGLVLIAIGIKILIEHLYFSQ